In Hemicordylus capensis ecotype Gifberg chromosome 4, rHemCap1.1.pri, whole genome shotgun sequence, the genomic window CCCTCTGCATCCCAGACCGTAACAAATAATTTGctctgcctttggccattgtggcagcggatgatgggagttgtagtctaacaacatctggggacccaaattcgAGAACCCCTGCCCGAAGGCAAAACACCAGAAGCATAATCAAGGAGAGATtggtttaaaaagcaaaaccaaagagCCTTGGCCATGGAAACAGTGTACAGACTGGTGCGATAAGAGGCGTATGGTGCTTGCTCAGTCGGTGGAAGAAAGGCGAACCGCGCAGAGTCCTAATTGCCCTTTTCTGAGCCGTGGGCTCTTTGCTGGTGCCTCTCTGCCTTCTCTTCTCCCAGGAGCTTGGAGCTGGCAGCACAGCTGGCAACTTCTCCTTCCTTCTGTTGTATGTCAAAGGAACGGTTGATGCATTTAGAACACCTTTGTTCTTACCAGCTCTCCCATGAAAAGGAGGCCATTAAGTACCTTGAGAGTGCAGATGGGGAAGAAACCTGGCACAAAACGGCCCCTGTTAAGCAGTAGAGAGAAGGAACGACGTGGCCTGGGAATTGCTCACTTTTGCCCAAAGATGCCTGCCTGTGGAACAGCTAGGAAGGGGCTGGAGGTGCTctggctctttctctctctgtgtttgtgcCCCTGTAAATGACAGGGAGCATTGCCCACCTGGCCAACGAGGAGCTAAAATGTTCACCTCCTCCTGAATGGTAGAAGCAGAGGCTCAGCAAGTGAGGGCTTGAACTTGGATCTATAAAccagggccctccagctgttgttgagctacaactgccatcaccaccacccccacccccaccacccccgacCACAGTCTGTCCCATAGCAGCTGCCTGGAGAGGGCCAAGGGCTGCCTACCCCTGATCTTCTAAACAATGCTCCAAGAAGGGCCGCCCCACAGCTCGGAGGCAAAGCCCCTGCTCCAGTGAGCAAATCATGTTTCCGCTTGCTTCTCCCGCTCTCCTCACTCCCTGCAGCAGTACTGTCTCTGCTCAAACTGCCAACGCTGTGTGTCGCTCCGAGGCTGGCAACCCGGGCACCcacctcttccttttccttctcttaCAGACAAGCAGTTCCTGGCATTCTTCTTCAAGCAACTCAAGCTGAACCAGAGCGGGCGCTACCAAGACTCCTTCCCTTACCTCTCGCCCTGTGGCCGGGAGCACAACTACCTCCGCTGTGACGACCGGCCCATCGTCTTCACCCACCTCCTGCAGGGAGCTGCCGGGGAAGAGGTGCTGTCCTACTGCGGTGGCGCTGAGCGGCTGGTTGTCCCCTTCCAGCCCGAGAAGCTGGTGATGCTGCCTGAGAATGGACGTGTCTACCACCCAGGCCCTGCGAAAGCCGGCGGCGTGGGGCTGGTGAAATCCGCACTGGCCTTCGAGCTGAGCCCCTGCTTTGAATACGAGCtgggacccacccacccacccacccatttctGCTGGCGGGACAAACGCCACACCCTCACCAATGAACTGCTACAGTGTATCCAAGACAAGGACGAGGGAGCCTAGAACCAAGGCTGGGAATAGTTGAGTTGGCCAACCTGTTGGCTTAATTATAGGGGAACCACGGTAGCTGGTctccaaagcaggggtgggcaaacctggcccttcagctgttgttgaactacgatgCCCATCATTCCCGGCCacaaatttattgtggttggagatgatgggaattgtagttcaacaacatctggagggccaagtttgcccaccccggaTCAAAAGCTACTCTTCCCATAATTCTATGTGCCTTGTTCATCCAAGAAGCCAGTCTGGCAAAGAAGTGGGAAAGTGGCCCATGAACAGCCACCTTCTTGCAAATGATCACTGACAGAGTCTCTTTGAATAAAATTGCTCTATGTCTGGCGCGCTGGGTTCAGGGTCTGTGTTCTGGCATTTGAGGAATATGCACTTTTGTCTCTCTTGGGCTAGCTCAGGAGAGCCCTGTGCCCTGGGGTGGCAGCTGCCAGACATCTTTTCCCTCTTAatgaggtggtgtggctgtgggtGGTCAGCTAGTGGTTCTGGGATgaactagagaggagagctggtcttgtggtagcaagcgtgacttgtccccttagctaagcagggtctaccctggttgcatttgaatgggagactagaagtgtgagcacggtaagatattccccttaagggatggagccgctctgggaagaacatctaggttccaagttccctcccaggcagcatctccaagtcagggctgagattcctgcctgcaaccttggagaagctgttgccagtctgtgtagaaaatacagagctagatggaccaagggtctgactcagtatatggcagcttcctaagttcctagatCCTTTCCCCATCTTTTCTGTTCCCAGTAGAAAATATAAGGAGCTCCTTTCTAGCTGGCTCCTCAGTCTGTGGTGGGCTGGTCTCCAGAGACCATGGGGAAAGAGCGTGCACACCCTTCTTCCTCCCTGCAGCACTGGAGACTGCAACCATGTTCATGCCTTGGTTTAGGAGTCCCCAGACTCTGCAAACAAATGTACGCACTCTTGTCCACTTCAAGGCAGACCTGCACTACAGGCCACCTGGCTAATGCAAGCAAAATATACATTAGTATGTGTGGCATCTGCTAGAATAACACCCCACTCTGCAttgctttgggggcaggggttcagTGTAGGTATTTGCATGGTGTTTGGTACACACTGGCCCCATTCACGTAAGAGGGTAGAAGGCAGTAAACCCGGCTATTTATGTTCATGTAGACACACAGAAATCCTTCCAACACAGCTTGCTCAAAGGTGGGTGGCCCAACTTTTCTACCATGCTCTGTGCTAACACAGAATGTTGATTGCCTGGGTGCATTCACTGCTTCTAGCTGTTCCAGGCACCGAGCAGCCATATTGGTGACAGAGTGGCAGTGTTGTGGCTAGAGGGGCTGCCATCTGTGTACGTGTtgtctgcaaagcacactctatggtcctATAGAGATACAGACCGCTGGACTGgtcctgcctcctgccccttcaTGGCCATTTGGGGCAGCTAAAGATGTAATGAAGGTTCCCAGTCTACTGGTAGCACAATGCATGCTGAGATAACTCTTTGCATttttggaggacccagctcccgaCTTCAAACATGGAGACCCTGGCTGCCTGCATCATCTGGGTGCAGAGTTTGCAGACCCAAACGGAGGTTCTGCTCTCTTTACCCCTGCAAACCATCGCCATTTGCTCGTGCAAAAGGTCTTTCTGAATCGTATCTGATACAGACCCAGCTCTCACACAGATCTTCGTGCCTGTTGGTGCATCTGTGGCTTTCCGGCTCTCCAAGCTGATGGTGGGTGTGCTGCTGAAGAGCTGGTGTTGGGATCTGAGGCGATTTATCTCCACAGCACTCTGAACTTGTGGGGTGGGAGCCTGGGATTAGTCAGAGAGCCCAACAGCTTAAGCAGACGCAGTGCCTGTTTCTAAAGCACCCTCCTGCATTTCATAACGGCGCTAACCCAGATTCGTCCCAAGGGCAGTCCGCAGCCCGCCTGCTCACCCAGGGTTACGCAACCGTGTGGCCCCACTTCCAAGAAACTGCTCCAGCCTTTGGCATCGTCTGACCTAATTTGTGGGAcgaaggagggagaagagaggtaAATGTGTAGCCAATGCAGACAGGCCGAGTGGAGCGGGCGGGGGGCGCCTGCTCTGTGGGGAAGCTTTTCTGTGGCACCTGCTTTTGTGACTTTGGCCTCTTCGTTAATTGAGGTGCTGAACGCTGCTCACGCTAGACTCTCTCTGGTGGGCTGAGATCAGTGCTAGGCAGGACGGACGCCCCTACATGTACGGAATTGGGCACGCAGCTGCACTCCTGTCTGAGCCAGGCGTAGACGGCAGGTTCCACGGCAGAGAGATCAGCAAAGGGCAGAGTCTGTGTCAGGGCACGGCTGCTCCAGGCCCTGAGAGGCAGCCGGCTCTGTGTTTCTCATTCAGAGGCGTTGCGGGGAAGGGGTCTGTAGGCATGCAGGTAACTGTTGGGTGGCGCTCATCCTGCTCCCAAAGAAGTCGGAGGAGAACCAACCTTCTGGGGTGGTCTAGAGGGGATCCTTCAGAGGTTTCCCACGTTGCCAAGCGGGAAGGTGGACACAGATAGGAAGCTGCTCTGGCTGAAGATAAACCTCTGTGTGATGCTCCCCATAAAAATCAACGGAAAGGGGTCCGGCACTGGCGGATTTGCCCCAGGTTTCACACCCTGCCAGGGTTCCCTATGGACAATCCTGGCAGCAGGGCCTAATAGTGTCTTGCTTCACTGATCCTTGAAGCAGGAAGATCTCCCAGAATGCCCATTGTCTCTGTCACGGTCTTGACACCTGGTCCTCTTGTGCAGCAAGACATGAAGATCTTCAGGCATTCTGTTGTACACGCATCCAGGTGTCTATATGCACGTGCAGGTGCTTGTGCGAATGGCTGTatgtgcattcactttaaaatacAGGCCTGTctcaaaataggaacataggaagcagccatataccgagtcaggcccttggtccatctagctcagtattgtcttcacagactggcagcggcttctccaaggttgcaggcaggaacctctctcagtcctatcttggagatgctgccagggagggaacttgggaccttctgctcttcctagagcggctccatcccctgagaggaaggtctccaaccttctgtggctgggcatggtaatcgagagggtggtaacttctcagctccagatggtcttggaggaaactgattatctagatccatttcagactggctttggggcaggctatggggtggagagtgccttggttggcctgatggatgatctccaattgggaattgatggaGTGTGatgctgttggtccttttggatctctcggcggcttttggttctatcaaccatagtatccttctggtgtGTCTGacagggttgggagtgggaggcactgctttgcagtggttccgctcctacctcacgggcagattccaaatggtgtcccttggagactattgctcttcaaaatctgaacttttgtgtggtgtccctcagggctccatattgtttccaaagttgtttaacatctacaggaaaccactgggagagatcatcaggagatttggtatgctgacacccaaatctatttctccatgtcaacatcattaatagaaggcataacctccctaaatacctgcctggaggcagtgatgggctggatgagggataacaaactgaggctgaatccatagAAGACAGAAGTGCTTATTGTGCCGGAttagaactcaggagatgattttgatctgcctgttctggttggagtcacacttccccagaaggagcaggtatgcagtctggggtgcttctggatccaagtctctccctggtgtcccaggttggaggcagtggccagaggtgctttctatctgcttcggctgatactccagctgcatccatttcttgagataagtgatctcataacagtggtacatctgctggtcacctccagacttgactactgcaatgcgctctgtgtggggctgcctttgtatgtaatccggaaactgcagttgatacagaatgcagcaaccaggttggtctttggatcatctctgagagaccatattacttctgtattgaaagagctacactggctgccgataagtttctgggcaaaatacgaggTGCGGGTTATAaagttaaagccctaaacagcttgggccctgagtatttaagagaatgtcttcttcgtcatgaaccccactgcccattaagatcatcagaagaggtccatctgcagttgccaccggctcgtctggtggctacttggcgacgggccttctctgttgcttccccaagactttggaatgtgctccctggttaaataaaagcctccccatctctgacaacttttagaaaggcagttaagacaaatttgttcactcgggctttaattagatttaccgtttttaacactgtgttaaaatttaaattattttaatgttttaacattttaattttgttttaagttgtatttgactgtaaaccacccagagacataattttttcggcaatatataaatgtgctaaataaataaaagtaaatctGGATGCAACCTCTTCAATTGCAGGCTACAGATAGTAAGTGGGCTACTgtgtgttgaacacaatgtgttCAACaatgtgtttgagagagagagagagagagagagagagagagagagagagagagagagatggtcttgcggtagcaagcatgaattgtcccctttgctaagcaaggtctgaccTGGtcgcatttgcatgggagactatggctgtgagcactgcaagatattccccttggggatggggccactctgggaagagcacctgcttgcttgcttgcttgcttgcttgcttgcttgcttgcatgtggaaggtttcaagttccctccctggcagcatctccagatagagctgagagagactactgcctgcaaccttggagaagccgctgccagtctgtgaagacaatactgagctagatggaccaatggtctgactctgtagaaggcagcttcctatgttcctaatgtgtgAAGAATGGTACGTGTGTACACTGTAATacatactgaatgtgtgttgaacataacgtgtgaataggactGTGAAGATGTGCCCTGCGTCTGCCTCTCCAGCCCACCATAATCTTTTCATAGCTCTCCCCCCACGGAGGAACATGCAGCCAAGGAATCAACTCTGTGCCCATTGACTGTACACCCCAGATCCACATTGGAGGTGTCAGCTGCATAGGCTAATCCCCACCACACTGGGGGAAACTCTTAAAGCTACATTGTACGGGACTTGTTCCCAGCCATACGTACAGAAGatgtccccctcctcctcctgccacaaaATGGAAACTGCCGGGCATCTTTGGTACCAAAGCCAGGTGGTGTTTCTCAGCCAAGTGGGCCAGATTCCAAATGCAAGCATCCTCCTGTTCCCAAGGCAACATCACATACCATTCTTTTGGCCTCCAGGATGCTTTAAGTACCCTTTTTTGTAGGTGGACGTGATCCTTCTTGACAGTTTTCGATCCGTAGCCTGACCTTTTCTGCCAAGCTTCAGCTAGATGCTGCCAGTAGGCAGGAACCGAATTCCCCTCAGTGGGCTTTCTCAGGGTTGCAGCTGGACAGTCCAGAATGGAGGTTGGCTTTTCCTCTTTGTTCTATTAATGCTTTTAGCAGATGGTGTGGGAGTTAGCAAGGAGGCCTCAGTGGGCCCTTGCAAAACTGAACAAACTAAATGCGAAAGAGCTTTGCTGTGGAATTCCAGAGACATACGTCTCCCAGAAGACACTCTCATTTTGCCTTCCCAAGAGCTAATTTGAGGGGATGCGTTGGTTGCATTTGGAGTAGTATGGGGAAATCGTCTGCATTACCCctcacagcagggattctcaaaactGGATCCCCAGAGGTtactagactacagctcccatcatccccagcctttggccattgtggctgagtatGATGGGTGTTGTCGTCCAGCAACCCCTGGGGACCCAAGTATGAGAACCCCTGACTTCAGATACAGCGTTTGCAATGGAAGCCAAGTGGCTTGCTGACTTCACtaggacactttccagattagaccctgcaacggggtcacgtcgtatctcagaagtgagcttcccctcttcctgtgttgtgacaccgcagcccctacgctgacagcagggtgccgttcacatttctggtgccttgttttgaatttaatcactgtgatatagtgctatgacgccGTGTATCTGccgtaaaaaggttgctggtttttcgggttcttagtttccgtgagactgctccccctgctgtttacgttttgaatgcgatttgcctgaacggaagcattttgctgctgttgagcagctaatctggaaagcgcctaggtGGTTGAGCTGACCTTGTGCTGAGGGATCTGTGTGTCTGCTCTCTGATGCTGCTCTCTTTTTGTCGGTGTGGCTTTCCAAGTGCTAGTCTTAATGCAAGCCGACACCATCTGTGTAAGACTTCAGGAGGAGGCAGCCTCACAGCCAGTAGTCAGGACCTGACACCCTCCCTCCGCCTCTCTACCTCCCTTGCAAACCCAGCTGCCTAAGCACTGCTGGCTTGCCCTAATAAGTGTCAGCTAACCCCGCATAGGCCAATCCTGGCTCACCTAGGCCTTTCAAGCCTTGTGGGAGGATGGCCCACAGTCCGAGCAGATAAAACTGTGAATTCCATGCCCGCTGAGACTGGTCAACATTTTCAAGAGGTGCCTTGCATCACAGGTCTTCAATTAACTCTTAGTGAGTCAgaatggccttaaaaaaaaagaaaaagtgcgCAATGTCTGACTTCTAGGGCCGGGGTTTTAAACCTTGAGCCCCCAAATgtagttgggagttgtagtccaaccacatcagGGGACCTTAGGCTGAGAACACCTGCTCTGAGGTAAGCGCAGGAAGTCCCTCTTGTCAAGTGCCCCCCCCGGGCATGTCTGTTCCCCTCATGACTGGGGAGTTTGCTACCTGCACAGACTCCGCATGGCATTAAGGCCAAACTCAGCATGAtgagggtggcggcagcagccctaTGTCTTTATGCACCTGGAGGTTGCCCCATTCATCTGTCCAGGGATGGAGGTGAGAGCTTTTATTTTTCACATGAAAAGGAATGTGcagagagtggtgtgtgtgtgtgtgtgtgtgtgtgtgtgtgtgtgtgtgtgtgtgtgtgaccagacGTGATCCTCTTCAAGCAACAGAACTCAGTGAGGTAAGGAAGGAGGGGGCTGAG contains:
- the C4H8orf82 gene encoding UPF0598 protein C8orf82 homolog isoform X1; its protein translation is MTTCHTGRGCPDYGITWQCGLWSQMLISTSGTDLKSAACQIYGLLGKELFLDDAKVKNFITCFKDKQFLAFFFKQLKLNQSGRYQDSFPYLSPCGREHNYLRCDDRPIVFTHLLQGAAGEEVLSYCGGAERLVVPFQPEKLVMLPENGRVYHPGPAKAGGVGLVKSALAFELSPCFEYELGPTHPPTHFCWRDKRHTLTNELLQCIQDKDEGA
- the C4H8orf82 gene encoding UPF0598 protein C8orf82 homolog isoform X4; the encoded protein is MYVFATFQQKSSQSSLHTEIRTMRCFLSPKKLFLDDAKVKNFITCFKDKQFLAFFFKQLKLNQSGRYQDSFPYLSPCGREHNYLRCDDRPIVFTHLLQGAAGEEVLSYCGGAERLVVPFQPEKLVMLPENGRVYHPGPAKAGGVGLVKSALAFELSPCFEYELGPTHPPTHFCWRDKRHTLTNELLQCIQDKDEGA
- the C4H8orf82 gene encoding UPF0598 protein C8orf82 homolog isoform X2 produces the protein MRLLRGGLGFLLRPGVRFGSDRPLYQQGQSPSPRTREYFYYVDHQGQLFLDDAKVKNFITCFKDKQFLAFFFKQLKLNQSGRYQDSFPYLSPCGREHNYLRCDDRPIVFTHLLQGAAGEEVLSYCGGAERLVVPFQPEKLVMLPENGRVYHPGPAKAGGVGLVKSALAFELSPCFEYELGPTHPPTHFCWRDKRHTLTNELLQCIQDKDEGA
- the C4H8orf82 gene encoding UPF0598 protein C8orf82 homolog isoform X3, which produces MQRCGKNITAALLDQAQSPSSSASCFTQWATRYPQEAHRQELFLDDAKVKNFITCFKDKQFLAFFFKQLKLNQSGRYQDSFPYLSPCGREHNYLRCDDRPIVFTHLLQGAAGEEVLSYCGGAERLVVPFQPEKLVMLPENGRVYHPGPAKAGGVGLVKSALAFELSPCFEYELGPTHPPTHFCWRDKRHTLTNELLQCIQDKDEGA